One part of the Streptomyces ferrugineus genome encodes these proteins:
- a CDS encoding CYTH and CHAD domain-containing protein, which yields MADTKREIERKYESDDSGLPDLTGVAGVATVVDKGVAQLDATYYDTPDERLAASSITLRRRTGGADAGWHLKFPVARGVRDEIQAPLSDHLPRTLAGLVRSRVRETELVPVVRLRSDRDVRDLVDAEGRLLAEVSVDAVRAERLHGGGGTVQWTEIEVELADGNDPVFLDKVEKRLRKAGVRPSSSASKLQRALEETAPKKKRGKKARAAKEPTTAGDHVLAYLRAQRDAIVELDPAVRRDVYDSVHRMRVATRRMRSAFRSYGKVLDREVTDPIGEELKWLAGELGVDRDQEVLTERLTAAIGELPRTLLSGPVRTRLRTWSNARRGGSRRRLMNVLDGKRYLQLLDTLDALVAEPPLLKAAAGQPEKVIGKVVRTDFAKLSRLVEHALELEPGADRDLALHEARKKAKRTRYAAESAVPALGDRAGKLVKSMKSLQNLLGDHQDSVMTREALRELARQAHAAGESAFTYGLLYGREEQRAAADEAALPQAWAEMKAGSAV from the coding sequence ATGGCGGACACGAAGCGCGAAATCGAGCGTAAGTACGAATCCGACGACAGTGGCCTGCCCGATCTGACCGGTGTCGCCGGTGTCGCGACCGTTGTCGACAAGGGTGTAGCGCAGCTGGACGCCACCTACTACGACACCCCGGACGAACGCCTCGCCGCCTCATCGATCACCCTGCGCCGCAGAACCGGTGGCGCCGACGCCGGCTGGCATCTGAAGTTCCCCGTCGCACGGGGCGTGCGGGACGAGATCCAGGCCCCGCTGTCCGACCATCTGCCCCGGACGCTCGCGGGGCTGGTCCGTTCCCGGGTCCGGGAGACCGAGCTGGTGCCCGTGGTCCGGCTGCGCTCCGACCGCGATGTGCGCGACCTGGTGGACGCAGAGGGCCGGCTGCTGGCCGAGGTCAGCGTGGACGCGGTACGGGCCGAGCGGCTCCACGGGGGCGGCGGCACCGTCCAGTGGACCGAGATCGAGGTGGAGCTGGCCGACGGCAACGATCCGGTGTTCCTGGACAAGGTCGAGAAGCGGCTGAGGAAGGCGGGCGTACGGCCCTCTTCGTCGGCGTCGAAGCTGCAAAGGGCGCTGGAGGAGACCGCGCCGAAGAAGAAGCGCGGCAAGAAGGCCCGGGCGGCCAAGGAGCCGACCACCGCCGGTGATCATGTGCTCGCCTACCTCCGTGCCCAGCGGGACGCCATCGTCGAACTCGACCCGGCGGTGCGGCGCGACGTGTACGACTCCGTGCACCGGATGCGGGTCGCCACCCGGCGGATGCGCAGCGCCTTCAGGTCGTACGGCAAGGTCCTCGACCGGGAGGTGACCGACCCGATCGGCGAGGAGCTGAAGTGGCTGGCCGGGGAGTTGGGCGTCGACCGGGACCAGGAGGTGCTGACCGAGCGGCTGACGGCGGCCATCGGCGAACTGCCGCGGACCCTGCTCTCCGGGCCCGTGCGCACCCGGCTGCGCACCTGGTCGAACGCCAGGCGGGGCGGTTCACGCCGGCGGCTGATGAACGTACTGGACGGCAAAAGGTATCTGCAGCTCCTCGACACCCTCGACGCGCTGGTGGCCGAGCCGCCCCTGCTGAAGGCGGCCGCCGGACAGCCGGAGAAGGTGATCGGCAAGGTCGTACGCACGGACTTCGCCAAGCTGTCCCGGCTGGTCGAGCACGCCCTCGAACTCGAACCCGGAGCGGACCGCGACCTGGCGCTGCACGAGGCGCGCAAGAAGGCGAAGCGGACCCGGTACGCGGCGGAGTCGGCGGTACCGGCGCTCGGGGACCGGGCCGGGAAGCTGGTGAAGTCGATGAAGTCCCTGCAGAACCTGCTCGGCGACCACCAGGACAGCGTGATGACCCGGGAGGCCCTGCGGGAGCTGGCGCGGCAGGCGCATGCGGCGGGGGAGAGCGCGTTCACCTACGGGCTGCTCTACGGCAGGGAGGAGCAGCGCGCGGCGGCCGACGAGGCGGCGCTGCCCCAGGCCTGGGCGGAGATGAAAGCCGGGTCGGCCGTCTGA
- the ndk gene encoding nucleoside-diphosphate kinase: protein MTQRTLVLLKPDAVRRGLTGEIISRIERKAGWQITALELRTLDQETLEQHYGEHKGKPFYEPLVEFMASGPVVALIVEGERVIEGLRTLAGPTDPIAAAPGSIRGDYGVIVRENLIHASDSEESAEREVKIFFPGRA from the coding sequence GTGACCCAGCGCACCCTCGTCCTGCTCAAGCCCGACGCTGTACGCCGTGGCCTGACCGGCGAGATCATCAGCCGTATCGAGCGCAAGGCCGGCTGGCAGATCACGGCGCTGGAGCTGCGCACGCTGGATCAGGAGACCCTGGAGCAGCACTACGGCGAGCACAAGGGCAAGCCCTTCTACGAGCCGCTGGTGGAGTTCATGGCCTCCGGCCCGGTCGTCGCGCTGATCGTCGAGGGCGAGCGGGTCATCGAGGGGCTGCGCACGCTCGCCGGTCCGACCGACCCGATCGCCGCCGCGCCCGGCTCCATCCGCGGTGACTACGGTGTGATCGTCCGCGAGAACCTGATCCACGCCTCCGACTCCGAGGAGTCCGCCGAGCGCGAGGTGAAGATCTTCTTCCCGGGCCGTGCGTGA
- a CDS encoding rod shape-determining protein has product MSFIGRDMAVDLGTANTLVYVRGRGIVLNEPSVVAINTNTGGILAVGAEAKKMIGRTPGNIVAVRPLKDGVIADFEITERMLRYFILKIHKRRYLARPRVVVCVPSGITGVERRAVIEASSQAGARQVHIIEEPMAAAIGSGLPVHEATGNMVVDIGGGTTEVAVISLGGIVTAQSIRVAGDELDNAIIQHIKKEYSLLLGERTAEQIKITIGSAYDLDSDEHTEIRGRDLVSGLPKTVVISAAEVRKAIEEPVNAIVDAVKTTLDKCPPELSGDIMDRGIVLTGGGALLRGLDERLRRETGMPIHIAEDPLDSVALGSGKCVEEFEALQQVLDAQPRR; this is encoded by the coding sequence ATGTCGTTCATCGGCCGTGACATGGCTGTCGACCTCGGGACCGCCAACACGCTGGTGTACGTCAGGGGTCGCGGGATCGTACTCAACGAGCCGTCCGTGGTCGCGATCAACACCAACACCGGTGGCATTCTCGCGGTCGGCGCCGAGGCCAAGAAGATGATCGGGCGCACGCCCGGCAACATCGTTGCCGTGCGTCCGCTGAAGGACGGCGTGATCGCCGACTTCGAGATCACCGAGCGGATGCTCCGCTACTTCATCCTGAAGATCCACAAGCGGCGGTATCTGGCTCGTCCGCGGGTCGTCGTCTGTGTGCCCTCGGGCATCACGGGCGTCGAGCGCCGCGCCGTCATCGAGGCGTCGTCCCAGGCCGGCGCCCGCCAGGTGCACATCATCGAGGAGCCCATGGCCGCGGCCATCGGCTCCGGCCTGCCGGTCCACGAGGCCACGGGCAACATGGTGGTCGACATCGGCGGCGGCACCACGGAGGTCGCGGTCATCTCCCTCGGCGGCATCGTCACCGCCCAGTCCATCCGCGTCGCGGGCGACGAGCTGGACAACGCGATCATCCAGCACATCAAGAAGGAGTACTCCCTTCTGCTGGGTGAGCGGACGGCCGAGCAGATCAAGATCACGATCGGCTCGGCGTACGACCTCGATTCCGACGAGCACACCGAGATCCGCGGCCGGGATCTTGTCTCCGGGCTGCCCAAGACCGTCGTCATCTCCGCGGCCGAGGTGCGCAAGGCCATCGAGGAGCCGGTCAACGCGATCGTGGACGCCGTCAAGACGACCCTCGACAAGTGCCCGCCGGAGCTGTCCGGCGACATCATGGACAGAGGAATCGTTCTGACCGGCGGCGGCGCCCTGCTGCGCGGCCTCGACGAGCGGCTGCGCCGCGAGACCGGCATGCCGATCCACATCGCCGAGGACCCGCTGGACAGCGTGGCGCTCGGCTCCGGCAAGTGCGTCGAGGAGTTCGAGGCGTTGCAGCAGGTGCTGGACGCCCAGCCGCGCAGATGA
- a CDS encoding DUF4233 domain-containing protein gives MRTLCSSTLIGEFFVIGFAALVAMKDPDLAMSTVWTVSGIAMFLCVLLCGLVTRPGGVALGWALQIALIASGFIVPTMFFLGAIFAALWWASVHYGRKVDEAKARFAAQAAQGDSSTPDAA, from the coding sequence ATGCGTACGCTCTGTTCCTCGACCCTGATCGGCGAGTTCTTCGTCATCGGCTTCGCCGCTCTGGTCGCCATGAAGGACCCCGATCTGGCCATGTCGACGGTGTGGACGGTCAGCGGGATCGCGATGTTCCTGTGTGTGCTGCTGTGCGGTCTTGTGACCCGGCCCGGCGGTGTCGCGCTCGGCTGGGCCCTGCAGATCGCCCTCATCGCCTCCGGCTTCATCGTCCCGACGATGTTCTTCCTGGGCGCGATCTTCGCGGCGCTGTGGTGGGCCTCGGTGCACTACGGCCGGAAGGTCGACGAGGCCAAGGCGAGATTCGCGGCGCAGGCCGCGCAAGGAGACTCCTCCACACCTGACGCTGCGTAA
- the mreD gene encoding rod shape-determining protein MreD encodes MRVNRILLSSSLVVVALVLQVSVLARLHLPGAVPDLLLLTVLGLAMVYGHVGGALVGFGAGLLADLAPPADHAAGRYALVLCVIGYLAGLIKPDNGRLKSATGPMVVVVVAAIGATLLYAGVGALVGDTAARHVGLGSLLFTAALYDLLLAPFVVPGIMALARRAENDPLADTSSQAKKADISSGWLSGGTGLRIGGQRAGLKNGLKVKAVRARTARAGRIKGVKRL; translated from the coding sequence ATGCGCGTCAACCGAATCCTGCTCTCCTCCTCCCTGGTCGTCGTCGCCCTCGTCCTCCAGGTGAGCGTCCTGGCCCGGCTGCACCTCCCGGGCGCCGTCCCCGACCTGCTGCTGCTCACCGTGCTGGGCCTGGCCATGGTGTACGGCCATGTCGGCGGCGCACTCGTCGGCTTCGGCGCCGGACTGCTCGCCGACCTGGCCCCGCCCGCGGACCATGCCGCCGGCCGCTATGCGCTGGTGCTGTGCGTCATCGGCTATCTCGCCGGGCTCATCAAGCCGGACAACGGCCGGCTGAAGTCGGCCACCGGGCCGATGGTCGTCGTGGTCGTCGCCGCGATCGGAGCGACGCTGCTGTACGCGGGTGTCGGCGCCCTCGTCGGGGACACCGCCGCGCGTCATGTCGGGCTCGGCAGCCTGCTGTTCACGGCCGCCCTGTACGACCTGCTGCTCGCGCCGTTCGTCGTTCCCGGGATCATGGCGCTGGCCCGGCGCGCGGAGAACGACCCGCTCGCCGACACCAGTTCCCAGGCGAAGAAGGCCGACATCTCCTCCGGCTGGCTCTCCGGCGGCACCGGGCTGCGCATCGGCGGCCAGCGCGCGGGGCTGAAGAACGGTCTGAAGGTGAAGGCGGTGCGGGCGCGCACGGCGCGCGCCGGGCGCATCAAGGGGGTCAAGCGGCTGTGA
- the mrdA gene encoding penicillin-binding protein 2, which produces MTNIPETGRTPRVQIRLIVIQILVLSLLGTLGGRLWYLQIREGEAYAKEASGNHVQQVVQPAVRGSILDARGVPLADNETRLVVSASRTDLLKMPDDGKGVLTKLAGVLGMKPADVMEKVRLCDAETPQPCWNGSPYQPIPITDEATAKQALQIRERAEDFPGITAEPQAVRRYPGPGESNTAQVLGYLSPVTDEEIQKAKDTDSPYLRSDRVGRSGLERQYDKELRGKAGVTRYEVDNLGRVIGQAQADDAQPGSNLVTSIDARVQRVAEYELNEAMKQARKEWDRNTNKPYKADSGAVVVMEAKTGRIVAMASNPTYDPNAWIGGISAKDYKKLTGKDSNYPLLNRAIQGQSAPGSIFKVIPTAAAVNAGYSFDGPYECSSSYSIGGQVFKNFESKGYGPISLGRALEVSCDTVFYRLSHQEWKRDGGTKPKKNANDWFYKTAHQFGLGAETGIDLPNEVTGRVPDRQWKQDYWKANKDAWCKYGKKDGSYAEKIAYENCLEGNRMRAGDSVNYSIGQGDTLVTPIQMATIYSAISNGGTLYDPTVGKAVVSADGKTVQEIEPKSHGKLPISRKTLAEMDDALAGVATRGTAAWRFAQVGWPQDKIPMHAKTGTAEVYGKQTTSWFATYTKDYSIVMTISQGGTGSGASGPAVRNIYDALYGVSDDGTINKKNALLPAPQKNLPKVRTDGTITSPKIAKDPAKEQRASQEGEKAPDEQQLAGTVATPTGENRDTRRRRRGGRKRKSRRTLT; this is translated from the coding sequence GTGACCAACATCCCCGAGACCGGCCGGACGCCACGCGTCCAGATCCGGCTCATCGTCATCCAGATCCTCGTCCTCTCCCTGCTGGGCACCCTCGGCGGACGCCTGTGGTACCTCCAGATCCGCGAGGGCGAGGCCTACGCCAAGGAGGCGTCCGGCAACCACGTCCAGCAGGTCGTGCAGCCCGCCGTGCGCGGCTCGATCCTGGACGCGCGCGGAGTGCCGCTCGCCGACAACGAGACACGGCTGGTGGTGTCGGCCTCCCGCACCGACCTGCTGAAGATGCCGGACGACGGCAAGGGCGTGCTGACCAAGCTGGCCGGCGTGCTGGGCATGAAGCCCGCGGACGTCATGGAGAAGGTCCGGCTGTGCGACGCCGAAACCCCGCAGCCGTGCTGGAACGGCTCGCCGTACCAGCCGATCCCCATCACCGACGAGGCCACCGCCAAGCAGGCCCTGCAGATCCGTGAGCGCGCCGAGGACTTCCCCGGCATCACCGCCGAGCCCCAGGCCGTGCGCCGCTATCCGGGCCCCGGCGAGTCCAACACCGCCCAGGTCCTCGGCTATCTCTCCCCGGTCACCGACGAGGAGATCCAGAAGGCCAAGGACACCGACTCGCCCTATCTGCGCTCCGACCGGGTCGGCCGTTCCGGCCTGGAGCGCCAGTACGACAAGGAACTGCGCGGCAAGGCGGGCGTCACCCGCTACGAGGTCGACAACCTCGGCCGCGTCATCGGCCAGGCCCAGGCCGATGACGCGCAGCCCGGCTCCAACCTCGTCACCAGCATCGACGCCCGTGTGCAGCGGGTCGCCGAGTACGAGCTGAACGAGGCGATGAAGCAGGCCCGCAAGGAGTGGGACCGCAACACCAACAAGCCGTACAAGGCCGACTCCGGCGCTGTCGTGGTGATGGAGGCCAAGACCGGCCGCATCGTCGCCATGGCGTCCAACCCGACGTACGACCCGAATGCCTGGATCGGCGGAATCTCCGCCAAGGACTACAAGAAGCTCACCGGCAAGGACTCCAACTACCCGCTGCTCAACCGGGCCATCCAGGGCCAGTCGGCACCTGGCTCGATCTTCAAGGTCATCCCGACGGCGGCCGCGGTCAACGCCGGGTACTCCTTCGACGGCCCCTACGAATGCTCCAGCTCGTACTCGATCGGCGGCCAGGTCTTCAAGAACTTCGAGTCCAAGGGGTACGGCCCGATCAGCCTCGGCCGTGCGCTGGAGGTCTCCTGCGACACCGTCTTCTACCGGCTCTCGCACCAGGAGTGGAAGCGCGACGGCGGCACCAAGCCGAAGAAGAACGCCAACGACTGGTTCTACAAGACGGCCCACCAGTTCGGCCTCGGTGCGGAGACCGGCATCGACCTGCCCAACGAGGTCACCGGCCGCGTCCCCGACCGCCAGTGGAAGCAGGACTACTGGAAGGCCAACAAGGACGCCTGGTGCAAGTACGGCAAGAAGGACGGCTCGTACGCCGAGAAGATCGCCTACGAGAACTGCCTCGAAGGCAACCGCATGCGCGCCGGTGACTCCGTCAACTACTCCATCGGACAGGGCGACACCCTCGTCACCCCCATCCAGATGGCCACCATCTACTCGGCCATCTCCAACGGCGGCACCCTCTACGACCCCACCGTCGGCAAGGCCGTGGTCAGCGCCGACGGCAAGACCGTGCAGGAGATCGAGCCCAAGTCGCACGGCAAGCTGCCCATAAGCCGCAAGACGCTGGCCGAGATGGACGACGCCCTCGCGGGCGTCGCCACCCGCGGTACCGCCGCCTGGCGGTTCGCACAGGTCGGCTGGCCGCAGGACAAGATCCCGATGCACGCCAAGACCGGTACCGCGGAGGTCTACGGCAAGCAGACGACCTCGTGGTTCGCGACGTACACCAAGGACTACTCGATCGTCATGACGATCTCCCAGGGTGGTACGGGTTCCGGCGCCTCGGGTCCGGCCGTGCGCAACATCTACGACGCGCTGTACGGCGTCTCCGACGACGGCACGATCAACAAGAAGAACGCGCTGCTGCCGGCGCCGCAGAAGAACCTGCCGAAGGTCCGCACCGACGGCACCATCACCTCGCCGAAGATCGCCAAGGACCCGGCGAAGGAGCAGCGGGCCAGCCAGGAGGGCGAGAAGGCGCCGGACGAGCAGCAGCTCGCCGGGACGGTGGCGACGCCGACGGGCGAGAACCGGGACACCCGGCGCAGGCGACGCGGGGGCCGTAAGCGCAAAAGCCGGAGGACGCTCACATGA
- the rodA gene encoding rod shape-determining protein RodA has protein sequence MTGANSFQVSGYGPERAGWTRLFARDSLARRLDWPMLLSALALSLLGTLLVFSATRNRTELNQGDQYYFLVRNVLNTGIGLTLMVGTVWLGHRTLRTAVPILYGASVFLILLVLTPLGSTINGAHSWIKLPGGFSLQPSEFVKVTIILGMAMLLAARVDAGDKQYPDHRTVMQALGLATVPMLIVLLMPDLGSVMVMVVIVLGVLLASGSSNRWVFGLIGTGTIGAIAVWQLGVLDDYQIARFAAFANPELDPAGVGYNTNQARIAIGSGGLTGAGLFNGSQTTGQFVPEQQTDFVFTVAGEELGFVGGGLIIVLLGVILWRACRIARETTELYGTIVAAGIVAWFAFQSFENIGMTLGIMPVTGLPLPFVSYGGSSMFAVWVAVGLLQSIRVQRPMSA, from the coding sequence ATGACCGGGGCCAACAGTTTCCAGGTCTCCGGGTACGGGCCGGAACGGGCGGGCTGGACCCGTCTGTTCGCCCGTGACTCGCTCGCCCGCCGGCTCGACTGGCCGATGCTGCTGTCGGCGCTGGCCCTGTCGCTGCTCGGCACGCTCCTCGTCTTCTCGGCGACCCGCAACCGCACCGAACTCAACCAGGGCGACCAGTACTACTTCCTGGTCCGGAACGTCCTGAACACCGGCATCGGGCTGACGCTGATGGTCGGCACCGTATGGCTGGGGCACCGCACACTGCGCACGGCGGTGCCGATCCTGTACGGCGCCTCGGTCTTCCTGATCCTGCTGGTACTCACCCCGCTCGGCTCCACCATCAACGGCGCCCACTCCTGGATCAAGCTCCCCGGCGGCTTCTCGCTGCAGCCCTCGGAGTTCGTGAAGGTCACGATCATCCTGGGCATGGCGATGCTGCTGGCGGCGAGAGTGGACGCGGGCGACAAGCAGTACCCCGACCACCGCACGGTGATGCAGGCGCTGGGGCTGGCCACGGTACCGATGCTGATCGTGCTGCTGATGCCCGACCTCGGCTCGGTCATGGTCATGGTGGTGATCGTGCTGGGCGTGCTGCTCGCCTCCGGCTCCTCCAACCGCTGGGTCTTCGGACTGATCGGGACGGGGACGATCGGCGCGATCGCGGTCTGGCAGCTGGGCGTCCTGGACGACTACCAGATCGCCCGTTTCGCGGCCTTCGCCAACCCCGAGCTCGACCCGGCGGGCGTCGGCTACAACACCAACCAGGCCCGTATCGCGATCGGTTCCGGCGGGCTCACGGGCGCGGGGCTGTTCAACGGCTCGCAGACCACCGGGCAGTTCGTGCCGGAGCAGCAGACCGACTTCGTCTTCACGGTGGCGGGGGAGGAGCTGGGCTTCGTCGGCGGCGGGCTGATCATCGTCCTCCTGGGCGTGATCCTGTGGCGGGCCTGCCGTATCGCACGTGAGACGACCGAGCTGTACGGGACGATCGTGGCGGCCGGGATCGTGGCGTGGTTCGCCTTCCAGTCGTTCGAGAACATCGGGATGACGCTGGGGATCATGCCGGTGACGGGTCTGCCGCTGCCGTTCGTGTCGTACGGCGGATCGTCGATGTTCGCGGTGTGGGTGGCGGTGGGGTTGCTGCAGTCGATCCGGGTGCAGCGTCCGATGTCGGCTTGA
- the folC gene encoding bifunctional tetrahydrofolate synthase/dihydrofolate synthase has translation MSESDDPFDEIIAAETERDPDLAVIEAGSRTLRTQGGPPSADVPARPEDPEVDKALREVEAELATRWGETKLEPSVSRIAALMDVLGEPQRSYPSIHITGTNGKTSTARMIEALLGAFELRTGRYTSPHVQSITERISLDGAPISAERFIETYQDIKPYIEMVDGQQEYRLSFFEVLTGMAYAAFADAPVDVAVVEVGMGGSWDATNVIDGDVAVVTPIDLDHTDRLGGTPGEIATEKAGIVKQDATVIMAQQPVDAAQVLLKKAVEVDATVAREGLEFGVVSRQVAVGGQLVTLRGLGGEYPEVYLPLHGAHQAHNAAVALAAVEAFFGVGAARAEPLDIDTIRKAFAAVASPGRMEVVRRSPTVVLDAAHNPAGARAVAEAVGEAFDFSRLIGVVGASGDKNVRELLEAFEPIFAEVVVTQNSSHRAMDADELAAIAVEVFGDERVQVEPRLPDALEAAITLAEEEGEFAGGGVLVTGSVITVGEARLLLGKG, from the coding sequence CGGCGGAAACCGAGCGCGACCCCGACCTCGCCGTCATCGAGGCAGGCAGCCGAACCCTGCGCACCCAGGGCGGTCCGCCCAGCGCCGACGTGCCCGCGCGCCCCGAGGACCCCGAGGTCGACAAGGCCCTGCGCGAGGTCGAGGCGGAGCTGGCGACACGCTGGGGCGAGACCAAGCTGGAGCCGTCGGTCAGCCGCATCGCCGCGCTCATGGACGTCCTCGGCGAGCCGCAGCGGTCGTACCCCTCGATCCACATCACCGGCACCAACGGCAAGACGTCGACCGCCCGCATGATCGAGGCCCTCCTCGGCGCCTTCGAACTGCGCACCGGGCGCTACACCTCGCCGCATGTGCAGTCCATCACCGAGCGGATCAGCCTCGACGGCGCCCCGATCTCCGCAGAGCGGTTCATCGAGACGTACCAGGACATCAAGCCGTACATCGAGATGGTCGACGGACAGCAGGAGTACCGCCTGTCCTTCTTCGAGGTGCTCACGGGCATGGCGTACGCGGCCTTCGCGGACGCGCCCGTCGACGTCGCCGTCGTGGAAGTGGGCATGGGCGGCTCCTGGGACGCCACCAACGTCATCGACGGTGACGTCGCCGTCGTGACGCCCATAGACCTCGACCACACCGACCGGCTCGGTGGGACTCCCGGCGAGATCGCCACCGAGAAGGCCGGGATCGTCAAGCAGGACGCCACCGTGATCATGGCCCAGCAGCCGGTGGACGCCGCTCAGGTGCTGCTGAAGAAGGCCGTGGAGGTCGACGCCACCGTCGCGCGCGAGGGCCTGGAGTTCGGGGTCGTCTCGCGCCAGGTCGCCGTCGGCGGGCAGCTTGTCACGCTGCGCGGACTGGGCGGGGAGTACCCCGAGGTGTATCTGCCGCTGCACGGCGCGCACCAGGCGCACAACGCCGCCGTGGCCCTCGCCGCCGTGGAGGCGTTCTTCGGCGTCGGCGCCGCTCGGGCCGAGCCGCTGGACATCGACACGATCCGCAAGGCGTTCGCGGCCGTCGCCTCGCCGGGCCGGATGGAGGTCGTACGGCGCTCTCCGACCGTCGTGCTGGACGCCGCCCACAATCCGGCGGGCGCGCGGGCGGTCGCCGAGGCGGTCGGGGAGGCCTTCGACTTCAGCCGGCTCATCGGCGTCGTCGGCGCGAGTGGCGACAAGAACGTGCGCGAGCTGCTGGAAGCCTTCGAGCCGATCTTCGCCGAGGTCGTCGTCACGCAGAACTCCTCGCACCGCGCCATGGACGCCGACGAACTGGCCGCCATCGCCGTCGAGGTGTTCGGCGACGAGCGCGTACAGGTCGAGCCGCGGCTGCCCGACGCCCTGGAGGCCGCGATCACGCTGGCCGAGGAGGAGGGCGAGTTCGCGGGCGGCGGTGTGCTGGTCACCGGATCCGTCATCACGGTCGGCGAGGCCCGGCTGCTGCTGGGGAAGGGCTGA
- the mreC gene encoding rod shape-determining protein MreC, whose translation MRDTRESRLLLVLLIAIAFALITVDIRGGEDSPVDGARQAAATVFGPIEDGVSAAVNPVGNAVAAIRDSGERHDRLAQLEQENAALKAKLGSDDRDRSRLRQLDKMLKVAGKGQYGIKGAEVIAIGAAQGFSWTITIDVGANDGIRRDMTVLNGDGLVGRVTTVGPNTATVLLANDPDFTVGTRMESTDELGFASGQGDRPLRVELLNGKAEVKKGDRLVTFGSQADKPFVPGVPVGVVSRVDPSGGDLTRTLYVTPYVGFSKLDIVGVVVQAPTKDPRDTVLPDKPRPKPTPTVTVTVTPGADGEVQPEGEGQNQPQADGQFEPRVDGEDQPSPDGQNEYEYEQEQ comes from the coding sequence GTGAGGGACACACGAGAGAGCCGGCTGCTCCTGGTGCTGCTGATCGCCATCGCGTTCGCGCTGATCACGGTGGACATCCGCGGCGGTGAGGACTCTCCGGTCGACGGTGCCCGCCAGGCCGCTGCCACGGTCTTCGGCCCGATCGAGGACGGCGTGTCGGCCGCGGTGAACCCGGTCGGCAACGCGGTCGCCGCGATCCGTGACTCCGGCGAGCGCCACGACCGGCTCGCCCAGCTGGAGCAGGAGAACGCCGCCCTCAAGGCGAAGCTCGGCAGCGACGACCGCGATCGCAGCCGGCTGCGGCAGCTCGACAAGATGCTGAAGGTCGCGGGCAAGGGCCAGTACGGCATCAAGGGCGCCGAGGTCATCGCCATAGGAGCGGCCCAGGGCTTCTCCTGGACCATCACCATCGACGTCGGCGCGAACGACGGCATCCGGCGCGACATGACCGTCCTCAACGGCGACGGGCTGGTCGGCCGGGTCACCACCGTCGGCCCGAACACCGCGACCGTGCTGCTGGCCAACGACCCCGACTTCACCGTCGGCACACGCATGGAGTCCACCGACGAACTCGGCTTCGCCTCCGGCCAGGGCGACCGCCCGCTGCGTGTGGAACTCCTCAACGGCAAGGCCGAGGTGAAGAAGGGCGACCGGCTCGTCACCTTCGGCTCGCAGGCCGACAAGCCCTTCGTGCCCGGTGTCCCGGTCGGCGTCGTCTCCCGCGTCGACCCGTCCGGCGGCGACCTGACCCGCACCCTCTACGTCACTCCGTACGTCGGTTTCTCCAAGCTCGACATCGTCGGCGTCGTCGTCCAGGCCCCCACGAAGGACCCGCGCGACACGGTGCTCCCCGACAAGCCCCGTCCCAAGCCCACGCCGACCGTGACGGTCACCGTCACGCCGGGCGCCGACGGTGAGGTCCAGCCCGAGGGGGAGGGCCAGAACCAGCCGCAGGCCGACGGCCAGTTCGAGCCCCGGGTCGACGGCGAGGACCAGCCGTCGCCCGACGGCCAGAACGAGTACGAGTACGAGCAAGAGCAGTAG